One window of the Klebsiella oxytoca genome contains the following:
- a CDS encoding cytochrome b/b6 domain-containing protein: MKTNASRPVHRWPVRLTHWVNLVAMICMFMSGWEIYNAAPLFDFRFPPSVTLGGWLGGAIGWHLAVMWLLVVNALCYLLWSLLSGHLRRDLLPLHLAALRRDIWLTLTLRLNHRPGHYNAIQKLMYLGVMALGLLLVFSGLAIWKPVQLSWLVALFGGFAIARYVHFFAMAGIGLFVVVHVLMVIIVPSTLWAMLSGGKHEG; encoded by the coding sequence ATGAAAACCAACGCGTCGCGGCCGGTGCATCGCTGGCCGGTCAGGCTCACCCATTGGGTGAATCTGGTCGCCATGATCTGCATGTTCATGAGCGGCTGGGAAATCTACAACGCTGCGCCGCTGTTCGACTTCCGCTTTCCGCCCTCCGTTACCCTGGGCGGCTGGCTGGGCGGCGCGATTGGCTGGCACCTGGCGGTAATGTGGCTGCTGGTGGTTAACGCTCTGTGTTATCTGCTGTGGAGTTTATTAAGCGGTCATCTCCGCCGCGATCTGCTGCCGCTGCATCTGGCCGCGCTCCGGCGGGATATCTGGCTAACCCTCACGCTGCGGCTAAACCACCGACCTGGCCACTACAACGCCATTCAAAAGCTGATGTACCTCGGCGTTATGGCCCTCGGCCTGCTGCTGGTGTTTTCCGGGCTGGCTATCTGGAAACCGGTACAGCTCTCATGGCTGGTGGCTCTGTTCGGCGGTTTTGCTATCGCGCGCTATGTTCACTTTTTCGCTATGGCTGGCATCGGGCTGTTTGTCGTTGTCCATGTGCTGATGGTGATTATCGTCCCTTCCACCCTGTGGGCCATGCTGTCAGGAGGCAAACATGAAGGATAA
- a CDS encoding DUF5951 family protein produces MESYLNGEKNFVKHQFVVSRLTGVSINNLS; encoded by the coding sequence GTGGAGTCGTATCTTAACGGCGAAAAAAATTTTGTCAAACATCAATTCGTTGTCAGTCGCTTAACTGGCGTATCCATCAACAATTTGTCGTAA
- a CDS encoding DUF5666 domain-containing protein, protein MQTHHRSIAGLLLSTLMLCSGIATAAQTPGKAIAPLRGTVDQVSDTSLQVSDRKGEKVVVKLNDKTQIFSVAKGSAEDIKPDSFIGTAAVPQADGSLKALEVHVFAASLRGTGEGHSPWESADGKINTMTNGTIGKLVNTNGRTLTVNYGDRQKNVIVPDNTPVVTIDPGDRSLLKPGTHVVLFSATDDKGERVATRISAGKDGTVPPM, encoded by the coding sequence ATGCAGACACACCATCGTAGTATCGCCGGTTTACTGTTATCCACCCTGATGCTATGCAGCGGCATAGCCACCGCCGCACAGACGCCAGGCAAAGCTATCGCGCCGCTGCGCGGTACCGTTGACCAGGTCTCAGATACCAGCCTGCAGGTTAGCGATCGTAAAGGAGAAAAGGTCGTCGTAAAACTCAACGACAAAACCCAGATTTTTAGCGTCGCGAAAGGCTCGGCTGAGGATATCAAGCCGGACAGCTTTATCGGCACCGCAGCCGTGCCCCAGGCCGACGGTAGCCTGAAAGCGCTTGAAGTCCACGTCTTTGCCGCCAGCCTGCGGGGCACGGGTGAAGGGCATTCCCCGTGGGAATCCGCCGACGGTAAAATCAATACGATGACCAACGGCACCATCGGCAAGCTGGTAAACACCAACGGCCGCACGTTAACCGTTAATTATGGCGATCGGCAAAAGAACGTCATCGTGCCTGACAATACGCCGGTGGTAACCATCGATCCCGGCGATCGCAGTCTGCTGAAGCCCGGAACCCATGTCGTGCTGTTCTCCGCTACTGACGATAAAGGCGAACGCGTCGCTACCCGCATTTCTGCCGGCAAAGACGGTACCGTACCGCCGATGTAA
- a CDS encoding winged helix-turn-helix domain-containing protein, which produces MIYKIQGTIHFRSDDGLIWLDEESAVTLTATTSRLLKFLLDHREHVVYRNEILEKVWDAHGLRTSSHSLNKYISDLRATFRNMGCMEEIIVTVPRVGFMISSGIAIERVDYSAREAGHESDTQESVLSSSINEETQKSATGMVKKVGYALFALCALTLVSFGIHSDLYRSVFGSEQDEIYYLGSIGSCPVRTFYAIPNEQKQKMMDLAREIIDKQRMSCLGNSIFYFNFSDSVLKAHEGRSFLAHCIYSKVKKDDFYSCENYYRPDYEITQ; this is translated from the coding sequence ATGATCTACAAAATTCAAGGGACAATCCATTTCAGGAGTGATGATGGCCTGATTTGGCTCGACGAGGAGTCTGCCGTTACGCTGACGGCTACCACAAGCCGCCTGCTCAAATTCCTTTTAGACCATAGGGAACATGTGGTCTACAGAAATGAGATACTGGAAAAAGTCTGGGATGCCCATGGACTCCGGACTTCCAGTCATAGTCTTAATAAGTATATTTCAGACCTGAGGGCTACTTTCAGGAATATGGGATGCATGGAGGAGATTATCGTTACCGTGCCGCGAGTCGGTTTCATGATATCTTCAGGCATTGCCATAGAGAGAGTGGATTATTCTGCCCGTGAGGCTGGTCATGAGAGCGATACGCAAGAAAGCGTTTTAAGCAGCAGTATAAATGAGGAGACGCAAAAATCCGCAACGGGAATGGTTAAAAAGGTCGGTTATGCACTGTTTGCGTTGTGCGCGTTGACTCTGGTTTCATTCGGCATTCACTCTGATTTATATCGGTCTGTCTTTGGTAGCGAACAGGATGAAATCTATTATCTGGGGAGCATTGGTTCTTGCCCGGTAAGAACTTTTTACGCCATCCCAAATGAACAAAAGCAAAAGATGATGGACCTGGCCCGGGAAATTATCGATAAACAAAGGATGAGTTGCTTAGGAAACAGCATTTTTTATTTTAATTTTTCAGATTCAGTCTTGAAGGCTCATGAAGGGAGAAGTTTTTTGGCCCATTGTATATATTCAAAAGTCAAGAAAGATGATTTCTATTCATGCGAGAACTACTATAGGCCAGATTATGAAATTACTCAGTAA
- the cbl gene encoding HTH-type transcriptional regulator Cbl, translating into MNFQQLKIIREAARQDYNLTEVANMLYTSQSGVSRHIRELEEELGIEIFIRRGKRLLGMTEPGKALLSIAERILNEASNVRRLADLFTNDASGVLTIATTHTQARYSLPPVIKAFRELFSDVRLELVQGTPQEIEALLHNGGADIGIASERLSNDPTLVAFPWFRWHHSLLVPKDHPLTQVTPLTLDAIARWPLITYRQGITGRSRIDEAFNRKGLMPDIVLSAQDSDVIKTYVELGLGVGLVAEQSGDERESDTFTRLDTRHLFDANTVWLGLKRGQLQRNYVWRFIELCNAGLSLEEIKRQAMEPEEAAIDYQI; encoded by the coding sequence GTGAACTTCCAGCAACTGAAAATTATTCGTGAAGCGGCCCGTCAGGATTACAACCTGACGGAAGTCGCCAATATGCTCTATACATCGCAATCGGGCGTCAGCCGTCATATTCGTGAACTGGAAGAAGAGCTGGGGATTGAGATTTTTATCCGTCGAGGCAAGCGTCTGCTCGGAATGACCGAACCGGGCAAAGCATTATTATCGATCGCCGAGCGTATTCTTAATGAAGCCAGCAACGTTCGCCGCCTGGCCGACCTGTTCACCAACGATGCATCCGGCGTATTAACCATCGCCACGACTCATACCCAGGCGCGCTATAGCCTGCCGCCGGTAATTAAAGCCTTCCGCGAACTCTTCTCCGACGTGCGTCTTGAGCTGGTCCAGGGGACGCCGCAGGAAATTGAAGCGCTGTTGCATAACGGCGGCGCGGATATCGGTATCGCCAGCGAGCGGCTGAGCAACGATCCAACGCTGGTCGCCTTTCCATGGTTCCGCTGGCATCACAGCCTGCTGGTTCCTAAAGATCATCCGCTGACTCAGGTGACACCGCTGACTCTCGATGCTATTGCCCGCTGGCCGCTTATCACCTATCGCCAGGGGATTACCGGCCGTTCGCGTATTGATGAAGCATTCAACCGTAAGGGACTGATGCCTGATATCGTATTAAGCGCCCAGGACTCCGACGTAATCAAAACTTACGTTGAACTGGGGCTGGGAGTAGGACTGGTCGCGGAACAATCGGGAGACGAGCGGGAATCGGATACCTTTACGCGTCTGGATACCCGCCATCTGTTCGACGCCAATACCGTCTGGCTGGGCCTGAAGCGCGGGCAGCTGCAGCGAAATTATGTCTGGCGCTTTATTGAACTGTGCAACGCTGGCCTGTCGCTTGAAGAAATTAAACGTCAGGCCATGGAGCCGGAAGAGGCGGCGATCGATTATCAAATTTAG
- the ldtA gene encoding L,D-transpeptidase, producing the protein MRRVKLLCSFIMILTSQSALAVSYPLPPEGSRLVGSPLTITVPQHNTQPLESFAAQYGQGLSNMLEANPGIDVFLPKSGSTLVVPQQLILPATVRQGIVINVAEMRLYYYPPDGTTVEVLPIGIGQAGRETPRNWVTAVERKQEAPTWTPTANTRREYASRGESLPAFVPAGPENPMGLYAIYIGRLYAIHGTNANFGIGLRVSQGCIRLRNDDIKYLFDTVPVGTRVQIIDQPVKYTAEPDGSRWVEVHEPLSRNRAEYESDRKVPLPLTPAIQTFVKGEGVDMTRAEQALERRSGMPVEIGSSAMLADAGSGF; encoded by the coding sequence GTGCGGCGTGTGAAATTGCTTTGTTCTTTTATTATGATCCTCACCAGCCAGAGCGCTCTGGCGGTGAGCTACCCGTTGCCGCCGGAAGGAAGCCGTCTGGTCGGCAGCCCGCTGACCATCACCGTTCCGCAACACAATACCCAGCCTCTGGAGTCCTTTGCCGCCCAGTACGGTCAGGGCCTGAGCAATATGCTTGAGGCCAACCCCGGCATAGATGTATTTTTGCCAAAATCGGGATCTACGCTGGTGGTGCCGCAGCAGCTTATTTTGCCCGCCACGGTACGCCAGGGAATCGTAATCAATGTTGCCGAAATGCGTCTCTACTACTATCCGCCTGATGGCACGACGGTTGAGGTTCTGCCGATTGGGATAGGTCAGGCCGGGCGTGAAACCCCACGTAACTGGGTCACCGCCGTGGAGCGGAAGCAGGAGGCGCCGACATGGACGCCTACCGCTAATACCCGCCGCGAATATGCCAGTCGGGGCGAAAGTCTGCCCGCGTTTGTCCCGGCCGGACCGGAGAACCCGATGGGGCTGTACGCGATTTATATCGGCAGGCTCTACGCTATTCATGGCACTAACGCCAATTTTGGTATTGGCCTGCGCGTGAGCCAGGGCTGCATCCGTCTGCGTAATGACGATATCAAATACCTGTTTGATACCGTTCCGGTAGGGACGCGCGTACAAATTATCGATCAGCCGGTGAAATATACCGCCGAGCCGGACGGGAGTCGTTGGGTTGAAGTCCACGAGCCATTGTCGCGTAACCGGGCGGAGTATGAGTCGGACCGGAAGGTTCCGCTTCCACTCACGCCGGCTATTCAGACCTTTGTGAAAGGTGAGGGCGTAGATATGACTCGCGCGGAGCAGGCGCTGGAACGCCGCTCCGGAATGCCGGTGGAAATTGGCAGTTCAGCGATGCTTGCCGACGCAGGTAGCGGTTTTTAA
- a CDS encoding heavy metal response regulator transcription factor codes for MRILVVEDDIGTGNYLKKGLTEAGYGVDLARDGTDGLFRALEYGYDAIVLDVMLPGLDGWQIIDVLRKKSDVPILFLTARDEVQDRIHGLELGADDYLVKPFSFTELVLRLRTLLRRGTVRESDRYEIADLHIDVLRRRATRQDTVIALTNKEFMLLHLLVRREGEVLSRTMIASQVWDMNFDSDTNVVDVAIKRLRAKIDRPFEIKLIHTVRGIGYVCEVRS; via the coding sequence ATGCGCATATTAGTTGTAGAAGATGATATCGGGACCGGTAATTACCTGAAGAAGGGGTTAACTGAGGCCGGATACGGCGTTGATCTGGCGCGTGATGGTACCGACGGTTTATTTCGGGCGCTGGAGTATGGTTACGATGCGATTGTCCTTGACGTCATGCTGCCTGGGCTTGACGGCTGGCAGATTATTGATGTTTTACGCAAGAAAAGCGATGTACCAATACTGTTTCTTACCGCCCGCGACGAGGTACAGGACCGTATTCATGGCCTGGAACTGGGGGCTGATGATTACCTGGTCAAACCTTTCTCATTTACCGAGCTGGTACTGCGTTTGCGCACTCTTCTGCGCCGCGGAACCGTACGGGAGTCCGATCGTTATGAAATTGCCGACCTGCATATTGATGTGCTGCGGCGCAGAGCTACCCGTCAGGACACCGTGATTGCGCTGACCAATAAAGAATTTATGCTGCTGCATCTGTTGGTCAGGCGGGAAGGAGAGGTACTCTCGCGCACCATGATCGCCTCGCAGGTCTGGGATATGAATTTCGACAGCGACACCAACGTGGTCGACGTGGCTATCAAACGCCTGCGCGCCAAAATCGACCGGCCGTTCGAGATCAAGCTTATTCATACCGTGCGTGGGATCGGTTACGTCTGTGAGGTTCGTTCATGA
- a CDS encoding helix-turn-helix transcriptional regulator, protein MNLSTNILSKDKYFTLGLIELLGEEFIDNFFLIIDLDSNDLSGAEWIYPSNKNIVAFASSDIAFYKSELFDKITVLDKKSNTRSILNFFLKKELSGNYHTKFRLSLREKQILSMLSRGESNQEIAQEFGVKLKTVYTHRRNLMNKLGCKNRITFQKLFFNNKCFLK, encoded by the coding sequence ATGAATCTATCAACTAATATTTTATCTAAGGATAAATACTTTACTCTGGGCCTGATCGAACTGCTTGGAGAAGAGTTTATTGACAATTTCTTTTTGATTATAGATTTGGATTCCAACGATTTATCTGGCGCCGAATGGATTTACCCTTCGAATAAGAATATTGTCGCCTTTGCATCCAGCGATATCGCTTTCTATAAATCAGAATTATTTGACAAAATAACGGTACTCGATAAAAAAAGTAATACCAGGAGCATCCTGAACTTCTTCTTAAAGAAAGAACTATCGGGAAACTATCATACAAAATTCCGTCTAAGCCTGCGCGAAAAGCAGATATTGAGTATGTTAAGCAGAGGGGAAAGCAATCAAGAAATAGCACAAGAGTTTGGCGTGAAACTTAAAACTGTTTATACGCACCGCCGCAACCTGATGAATAAACTAGGTTGTAAAAACAGGATTACGTTTCAAAAATTATTTTTTAATAATAAATGTTTTTTAAAATGA
- a CDS encoding EmmdR/YeeO family multidrug/toxin efflux MATE transporter — MNVTSALRQSVERTSWFKKRKSYRVLYWREISPLAVPILLENACVLLMGVLSTFLVSWLGKEAMAGVGLADSFNMVIMSFFAAIDLGTTVVVAFSLGKRDRRRARAAARQSLAIMTLFSIILAAVIHAFGTEIINFVAGDATAEVKGLALTYLELTVLSYPAAAIALIGSGALRGAGTTKIPLLINGGMNILNIIISSILIYGIFSWPGMGFVGAGLGLTIARYIGAVATIWVLMIGFNPALRISLKSYFKPFNFAIIWEVMGIGIPASIESVLFNGGKLLTQMFVAGMGTNVIAGNFIAFSVAALINLPGNALGSASTIITGRRLGKGQIGQAQRQAWHVFWLSTVVLTVIAWGTAPFAGLIASFYTSEEDVKVVVKELLWLNAFFMPIWAMSWTLPCAFKGARDVRYTMWVSMLGMWGCRVVAGYTLGIVLGMGVIGVWLGMVLDWAVRGVLFYCRMVSGRWLWKYPRQKTQVEESRGQAEDA, encoded by the coding sequence TTGAACGTCACCTCCGCATTACGCCAGTCCGTTGAGCGCACGTCCTGGTTTAAAAAGCGTAAAAGCTATCGCGTCCTCTACTGGCGTGAAATCAGCCCTCTTGCGGTCCCGATTTTGCTGGAAAACGCCTGCGTTTTGCTAATGGGCGTGCTGAGTACTTTTTTGGTCAGCTGGCTCGGAAAGGAGGCGATGGCGGGCGTTGGTCTGGCCGATAGCTTCAACATGGTGATTATGTCTTTTTTTGCCGCTATCGATCTCGGGACCACCGTGGTAGTGGCATTTAGCCTGGGGAAACGGGACCGGCGGCGGGCGAGGGCGGCAGCGCGCCAGTCGCTGGCGATAATGACTCTGTTTTCGATAATTCTCGCGGCGGTCATTCATGCCTTTGGTACTGAAATCATTAACTTTGTCGCCGGAGATGCAACAGCTGAGGTAAAAGGCCTGGCGCTGACCTATCTTGAGCTGACGGTGTTGAGCTATCCGGCGGCGGCAATCGCCCTGATTGGCAGCGGCGCGCTGCGCGGTGCCGGGACGACCAAAATTCCGCTGTTGATTAACGGCGGGATGAATATCCTGAATATCATTATCAGCAGCATCCTGATTTACGGCATTTTCTCGTGGCCCGGTATGGGGTTCGTCGGCGCGGGTCTTGGATTAACCATTGCCCGCTATATCGGCGCGGTGGCAACCATCTGGGTATTAATGATCGGTTTTAACCCGGCGCTGCGCATTTCGCTGAAGAGCTATTTTAAACCGTTTAACTTCGCCATTATCTGGGAAGTGATGGGCATCGGGATTCCCGCCAGCATTGAGTCGGTGTTGTTCAACGGCGGTAAGCTGCTGACGCAGATGTTTGTTGCCGGGATGGGAACCAACGTTATTGCCGGCAACTTTATTGCCTTCTCGGTTGCTGCGTTGATTAACCTGCCGGGGAACGCCCTTGGTTCCGCATCGACGATTATTACCGGTCGGCGTCTTGGAAAGGGGCAGATTGGCCAGGCGCAACGCCAGGCGTGGCACGTTTTCTGGCTGTCGACGGTCGTGTTGACGGTGATTGCCTGGGGAACTGCGCCGTTTGCTGGCCTGATCGCTTCGTTCTATACCAGCGAAGAGGACGTCAAGGTAGTGGTGAAAGAACTGCTGTGGCTCAACGCCTTCTTTATGCCTATCTGGGCGATGTCCTGGACGCTGCCGTGCGCTTTTAAAGGGGCTCGTGATGTACGTTATACCATGTGGGTATCAATGCTTGGCATGTGGGGCTGTCGCGTGGTGGCGGGCTATACGCTGGGGATTGTGCTGGGGATGGGGGTTATCGGCGTCTGGTTGGGGATGGTACTTGACTGGGCGGTGCGCGGCGTTCTGTTTTATTGTCGAATGGTTAGCGGGCGCTGGCTGTGGAAGTATCCGCGGCAAAAAACGCAAGTTGAAGAGAGCAGAGGACAGGCTGAAGATGCCTGA
- the nac gene encoding nitrogen assimilation transcriptional regulator NAC: MNLRRLKYFVKIVDIGSLTQAAEVLHIAQPALSQQVATLEGELDQQLLIRTKRGVTPTEAGKILYTHARTILRQCEQAQLAVNNVGQTLSGQVSIGLAPGTAASAITMPLLQTVRNELPEVMVYLQESSGTILNDKLIDGQLDMAVLYERAPVAGIVSQPLLKEDLYLVGTRDCPGQSVDLTAVAEMNLFLPRDYSAVRARVTEAFTLRRLSAKIIGEIESITTLTAAIASGMGVTVLPESAARSLCGAANGWMARITTPSMSLSLSLNMSARGSLSPQAQAVKEILMSLVSRPSLENRELLLVS, translated from the coding sequence ATGAACTTAAGACGACTGAAGTATTTTGTGAAAATCGTCGATATCGGCAGTCTGACTCAGGCAGCTGAAGTCTTGCACATCGCACAACCGGCGTTAAGCCAGCAGGTTGCGACCCTGGAAGGCGAGCTGGACCAGCAGCTGTTGATCCGCACTAAACGCGGCGTTACGCCGACTGAAGCAGGGAAGATTCTCTATACCCACGCCCGGACTATTCTGCGCCAGTGCGAGCAGGCGCAGCTGGCGGTGAATAATGTTGGTCAGACGCTGAGCGGCCAGGTGTCAATCGGTCTTGCACCGGGTACGGCGGCTTCGGCAATTACCATGCCGCTGCTGCAAACGGTGCGTAACGAACTGCCGGAAGTCATGGTTTATTTACAGGAAAGCAGCGGAACGATCCTCAACGATAAGCTTATCGACGGCCAGCTGGATATGGCCGTTCTCTATGAACGTGCTCCGGTCGCCGGCATCGTCAGCCAGCCGCTGCTGAAAGAAGATCTCTACCTGGTTGGAACCCGGGATTGCCCGGGACAGAGCGTTGATTTGACGGCGGTGGCGGAGATGAATCTGTTCCTGCCGCGCGATTATAGCGCCGTTCGCGCAAGGGTTACCGAAGCCTTCACCCTGCGTCGCCTGTCGGCAAAGATTATCGGGGAAATTGAATCGATTACCACCTTGACGGCGGCCATAGCCAGCGGCATGGGCGTCACCGTGCTGCCGGAATCTGCCGCCCGCTCTCTGTGCGGCGCGGCGAATGGCTGGATGGCGCGTATCACTACTCCGTCAATGAGCCTTTCGCTGTCGCTCAATATGTCGGCTCGCGGTAGCCTGTCGCCGCAGGCGCAGGCGGTGAAGGAGATTTTGATGTCGCTGGTGAGCCGACCGTCGCTGGAAAACCGTGAATTACTGTTAGTGAGTTAA
- a CDS encoding heavy metal sensor histidine kinase, protein MNVLARRWQATSLTLRSAILFALVAALVVSAAGGYLYNAMRHEMIHRSDLQVTGRIEYYRNVLSKRFPLERLVANTGMFENMLGNEQDVLIFRIPGQTPLINVNPGRVQLPPVTPTPVDRPQRLDEVQGGVTAQGVPLRVASGLVTLEDGRELQISVAHVMVNEQKMLARYLWRVIAAVVTAFLAIALLGYWVMRRVLRPLRRMAAEAAVITPSTLATRLSEQDAPRELQQLIISFNAMLDRLNEGYQRLTRFSADLAHEIRTPVGALMGQCQVALYQSRSVEEYETLLSNNMEELERISRMVENILFLARASHAQSVLNYRILDIAQELQRVADYFEGLAEERDVQLICEGEGLLWADAMLFQRALSNLVANAVRYADESSQIILRAAAEDTRQVIQVINQGPPIAQAHLEKLFERFYRADAARSSHASGLGLSIVRAIMTLHGGEARAQCLPQPPAAQIVFSLIFPNRSA, encoded by the coding sequence ATGAACGTGCTGGCCCGGCGCTGGCAGGCGACATCGTTGACGCTACGAAGCGCTATCCTGTTTGCGCTGGTCGCGGCGCTGGTGGTGAGCGCCGCTGGTGGATATTTATATAACGCTATGCGCCATGAGATGATTCACCGTAGCGATCTGCAGGTGACCGGACGAATAGAGTATTACCGCAACGTGCTGAGCAAACGCTTCCCGCTGGAACGGCTGGTGGCGAATACCGGGATGTTCGAAAATATGCTGGGCAACGAGCAGGACGTTTTAATTTTTCGCATCCCGGGCCAGACTCCATTAATTAACGTTAATCCCGGCAGGGTGCAGTTACCGCCGGTGACGCCGACGCCGGTGGACCGCCCGCAGCGCCTGGATGAGGTACAGGGTGGGGTGACCGCGCAGGGAGTGCCGTTACGGGTGGCATCCGGTCTGGTGACGCTGGAAGATGGCAGGGAGCTGCAAATTTCCGTCGCGCATGTCATGGTAAATGAACAGAAAATGCTGGCGCGCTATTTATGGCGCGTCATCGCGGCAGTGGTGACGGCTTTTCTGGCGATTGCGCTGCTGGGCTACTGGGTGATGCGCCGCGTGCTGAGGCCGCTAAGACGCATGGCCGCAGAGGCGGCGGTCATTACGCCCAGTACCCTGGCGACCCGCCTGAGCGAGCAGGATGCGCCGCGAGAGCTGCAACAGCTTATTATTTCGTTCAATGCCATGCTCGACAGACTTAACGAAGGCTATCAGCGCCTGACGCGGTTTTCCGCCGATCTGGCGCACGAGATCCGCACGCCGGTGGGAGCGCTGATGGGCCAGTGTCAGGTGGCCTTGTATCAGTCTCGCAGCGTGGAAGAGTATGAAACTCTGCTCTCTAACAATATGGAGGAGCTGGAGCGCATTTCACGTATGGTGGAAAATATTCTGTTTCTGGCGCGAGCCAGCCATGCGCAGTCGGTGCTGAACTACCGGATCCTGGATATTGCGCAGGAGCTACAGCGAGTTGCGGATTATTTCGAGGGGCTGGCGGAGGAGCGGGATGTTCAGCTGATTTGCGAAGGTGAAGGGCTGCTGTGGGCCGATGCGATGCTGTTCCAGCGGGCATTAAGCAATCTGGTCGCCAACGCGGTACGGTATGCCGATGAATCGAGCCAAATCATATTAAGAGCCGCGGCAGAAGACACCCGCCAGGTCATCCAGGTGATTAATCAGGGCCCGCCGATTGCGCAGGCACATCTGGAAAAACTGTTTGAGCGTTTCTATCGTGCAGACGCGGCGCGCAGTAGCCACGCCAGCGGGCTGGGGCTGTCAATTGTGCGCGCTATTATGACTCTGCACGGCGGTGAGGCCCGCGCTCAGTGCTTGCCGCAGCCGCCTGCAGCTCAAATTGTTTTCAGCCTGATTTTCCCGAACCGCTCTGCGTAA
- a CDS encoding molybdopterin-dependent oxidoreductase, which translates to MKDKTPSRRAPALEPEQKKQLVNLQRRLLLRSGLTLGGVAMLTGCNMQDGDEIDKVLWAMSRWNDRVQSWLFSGQRLAQTYCRDQITDPFPFNAFYPQYNAPEVDLFDYRLEVSGKVEKKAPWTLEQLQHLPQQSQITRLICIEGWSAIGQWGGVPLKLFLQHVGADLNARYVGFKCADRYYTSIDMATALHPQTILALDFAGKSLPVEFGYPLRLRVPTKLGFKNAKHIAAIFVSDTNPGGYWEDQGYNWFSGI; encoded by the coding sequence ATGAAGGATAAAACTCCATCCCGCCGCGCGCCCGCGCTGGAGCCGGAGCAGAAAAAACAGCTGGTAAATCTGCAGCGACGATTACTCCTGCGATCCGGTCTGACCCTCGGAGGCGTGGCGATGCTGACCGGATGCAATATGCAAGATGGCGATGAGATAGACAAAGTGCTGTGGGCTATGTCGCGCTGGAACGATCGGGTACAGTCCTGGCTGTTCAGCGGCCAACGCCTGGCCCAGACTTATTGTCGGGATCAAATTACCGACCCCTTTCCGTTCAATGCTTTTTATCCGCAATACAACGCGCCGGAAGTCGATCTGTTCGACTATCGTCTGGAAGTCTCCGGCAAGGTAGAGAAAAAAGCCCCGTGGACGCTGGAACAGTTACAGCATCTGCCACAACAAAGCCAAATTACCCGGCTAATCTGCATTGAAGGCTGGAGCGCGATTGGTCAATGGGGTGGCGTACCGCTAAAGCTATTCCTGCAGCATGTCGGCGCCGATCTCAACGCGCGTTATGTCGGCTTTAAGTGCGCGGATCGTTACTACACCAGCATTGATATGGCCACCGCGCTGCATCCGCAAACCATTCTGGCACTGGATTTTGCCGGTAAGTCGCTGCCTGTGGAATTTGGCTATCCGCTAAGGTTACGGGTGCCGACCAAGCTGGGGTTCAAAAACGCCAAGCATATCGCCGCTATTTTCGTCAGCGATACCAACCCCGGCGGTTACTGGGAAGATCAGGGCTATAACTGGTTTAGCGGTATTTAG
- the fimA gene encoding type 1 fimbrial major subunit FimA, with protein MNKLALVVISALSLSSAAALADTVTVNGGTVHFKGEVVNAACAVDAGSLDQTVQLGQVRTAKLATAGSTSSAVGFNIQLNDCDITVSEKAAIAFAGTAINSTNPTVLALQNSAAGGATNVGVQILDRTGTPLTVDGATFSAQTTLSNGTNVIPFQARYFATGIATAGAANADATFKVQYE; from the coding sequence ATGAACAAATTGGCACTCGTCGTTATTTCAGCACTGTCCCTGAGCTCAGCTGCGGCTCTGGCCGATACCGTTACGGTGAACGGCGGGACGGTACATTTTAAAGGGGAAGTGGTTAACGCCGCCTGCGCGGTTGACGCAGGCTCTCTCGATCAGACCGTTCAGTTAGGCCAGGTGCGTACAGCGAAACTCGCCACCGCGGGCAGCACCAGCTCGGCAGTTGGTTTTAACATCCAGCTGAATGACTGTGACATCACGGTTTCTGAAAAAGCGGCCATCGCGTTTGCCGGCACGGCAATTAATAGCACCAACCCAACGGTACTGGCTCTGCAGAACTCCGCTGCAGGCGGCGCGACCAACGTCGGCGTGCAGATCCTCGATCGTACCGGTACTCCGCTGACCGTGGATGGCGCAACCTTCAGCGCGCAGACCACGTTAAGTAACGGTACCAACGTCATCCCGTTCCAGGCGCGTTACTTCGCGACCGGCATAGCGACAGCCGGTGCCGCTAACGCTGACGCCACCTTTAAAGTTCAGTACGAGTAA